The following coding sequences are from one Verrucosispora sp. WMMD573 window:
- a CDS encoding DUF47 family protein — protein MRFSFRPNEGAFYELFTRAAQNLVRGTELLNELALPDVEVQSVSERLTEVEHDSDQITHDLYKKINSTFVTPFDREDIYRLGSLLDDVMDHLEAVGNLLYLYGLTKLPSLPREMHELVHVLDQQAKLTADAMPRLKSMKDLEDYWIEINRLENDGDQAYRMLLVRLFSGEYDALTVLKMKEVADELEAACDAFEHVANTVETIAVKES, from the coding sequence GTGAGGTTTTCCTTCCGCCCCAACGAGGGCGCTTTCTACGAGCTCTTCACCAGGGCCGCGCAGAATCTGGTCCGGGGTACCGAGCTGCTCAACGAGCTGGCCCTGCCCGATGTCGAGGTGCAGTCGGTGAGCGAGCGGCTCACCGAGGTGGAGCACGACAGCGACCAGATCACCCACGACCTGTACAAGAAGATCAACTCCACCTTCGTCACCCCCTTCGACCGCGAGGACATCTACCGGCTCGGTTCCCTCCTGGACGACGTGATGGACCACCTGGAGGCGGTGGGCAACCTGCTCTACCTCTACGGGCTGACCAAGCTGCCGTCGCTGCCCCGGGAGATGCACGAGCTGGTGCACGTACTCGACCAGCAGGCGAAGCTGACCGCGGACGCGATGCCCCGACTCAAGTCGATGAAGGATCTCGAGGATTACTGGATCGAGATCAACCGGCTGGAGAACGACGGCGACCAGGCCTACCGGATGCTGCTGGTACGGCTCTTCTCCGGTGAGTACGACGCGTTGACCGTGCTGAAGATGAAGGAGGTCGCCGACGAGCTGGAGGCCGCCTGCGACGCCTTCGAGCACGTCGCCAACACGGTCGAGACCATCGCGGTCAAGGAGTCCTGA
- a CDS encoding PPK2 family polyphosphate kinase, whose translation MVDDCGFDVVAPNGGAVRDLLRVRPGGPVDLAEIDPRSTPGLPGPEVTWPDRKTWARRQLTRLGAGLAGQQEMLFAGAKAEPGVGRRVLLVLQAMDCGGKDGTVKRVVGAMNPLGVHIRAFGPPTAEELRHHFLWRIRRALPPPGNLGVFNRSHYEDVLVPRVQERAPEDVWRPRYAEIGEFERELTDAGVTVVKVFLHISKAEQAKRLLARLDDPTKHWKYHPSDVDARTRWDDYQAAYAEVLARCDTDQAPWYVVPADRKWYRDWAVAHLLRETFDTLDLGYPPADFDIERERERLLGTTGPVKVNGS comes from the coding sequence ATGGTGGACGACTGTGGCTTCGACGTGGTGGCGCCGAACGGCGGCGCGGTACGCGACCTGCTCCGGGTACGGCCCGGCGGACCGGTGGACCTCGCGGAGATCGATCCCCGCTCGACTCCGGGGTTGCCCGGCCCGGAGGTGACCTGGCCGGACCGCAAGACCTGGGCCCGCCGGCAGCTGACCCGGCTGGGTGCGGGGCTGGCCGGGCAACAGGAGATGCTGTTCGCGGGCGCGAAGGCCGAACCCGGTGTCGGCCGGCGGGTGCTGCTGGTGCTCCAGGCGATGGACTGCGGCGGCAAGGACGGCACGGTCAAGCGGGTGGTCGGGGCGATGAATCCGCTCGGCGTGCACATCCGGGCGTTCGGCCCGCCAACCGCCGAGGAACTGCGGCACCACTTCCTGTGGCGGATCCGCCGGGCCCTGCCGCCGCCGGGCAACCTGGGGGTCTTCAACCGCTCGCACTACGAGGACGTGCTGGTGCCCCGGGTCCAGGAGCGGGCGCCGGAGGACGTCTGGCGACCCCGGTACGCGGAGATCGGCGAGTTCGAGCGGGAGTTGACCGACGCCGGGGTGACAGTGGTCAAGGTCTTTCTGCACATCTCCAAAGCCGAGCAGGCGAAGCGGCTGCTGGCCCGCCTGGACGATCCCACCAAGCATTGGAAGTACCACCCGTCCGACGTCGACGCCCGGACCCGGTGGGACGACTACCAGGCCGCGTATGCCGAGGTGCTCGCCAGGTGCGATACGGACCAGGCGCCGTGGTACGTGGTGCCGGCGGACCGCAAGTGGTACCGCGACTGGGCGGTGGCGCACCTGCTGCGTGAGACGTTCGACACTCTTGATCTGGGGTATCCGCCAGCCGACTTCGACATCGAGCGGGAACGGGAGCGACTGCTGGGCACCACGGGACCGGTGAAGGTGAACGGAAGTTGA
- a CDS encoding inorganic phosphate transporter, with the protein MSPELIAVLAVIGVALVFDYTNGFHDAANAIATSISTRALTPRVALAMAAVGNFIGAHFGAEVAKTVGSGLVELPTGVSSLGIVFAGVIGAITWNLITWYFGLPSSSSHALIGGLVGSTVAASGTVLWTGIGESVIIPMILSPMVGFILGYIVMIAVQWVFRNGHPGKLNRGFRWAQTASAAAMSVGHGMQDAAKTIGIVVLALFVGGYQDDATYIPEWAFWTSAAVLAAGTYAGGWRIIRTLGRKIIDLRPPEGFAAETVASGVLYFNALVLGAPISTTHTITSAIMGVGATKRLSAVRWGVAGNIIGAWILTFPAAGSIGALMYFLVRPMFS; encoded by the coding sequence GTGAGTCCCGAGCTCATCGCCGTGCTGGCGGTGATCGGGGTGGCCCTGGTGTTCGACTACACCAACGGCTTCCACGACGCCGCCAACGCGATCGCGACAAGTATCTCCACCCGGGCGCTGACACCCCGGGTCGCCCTGGCCATGGCGGCGGTCGGCAACTTCATCGGCGCCCACTTCGGCGCCGAGGTCGCCAAGACCGTCGGCAGCGGCCTGGTCGAGCTGCCCACCGGTGTCTCCAGCCTGGGCATCGTCTTCGCCGGCGTGATCGGCGCGATCACCTGGAACCTCATCACCTGGTACTTCGGCCTGCCCTCGTCGTCCTCGCACGCCCTGATCGGTGGCCTGGTCGGCTCGACCGTCGCCGCCTCCGGCACCGTGCTCTGGACCGGCATCGGCGAAAGCGTGATCATCCCGATGATCCTGTCGCCGATGGTCGGCTTCATCCTCGGCTACATCGTGATGATCGCCGTGCAGTGGGTCTTCCGGAACGGGCACCCGGGCAAGCTGAACCGCGGCTTCCGCTGGGCCCAGACCGCCTCGGCGGCGGCCATGTCGGTCGGCCACGGCATGCAGGACGCCGCCAAGACCATCGGCATCGTGGTGCTCGCCCTCTTCGTGGGTGGCTACCAGGACGATGCCACCTACATTCCGGAGTGGGCGTTCTGGACCTCGGCGGCCGTGCTGGCGGCCGGCACCTACGCCGGCGGCTGGCGGATCATCCGGACCCTGGGCCGGAAGATCATCGACCTGCGCCCGCCGGAGGGTTTCGCGGCCGAGACCGTGGCCAGCGGCGTGCTCTACTTCAATGCCCTGGTGCTCGGTGCGCCGATCTCGACCACGCACACGATCACCTCAGCGATCATGGGTGTCGGCGCCACCAAGCGGCTCTCCGCCGTGCGCTGGGGCGTGGCCGGCAACATCATCGGTGCCTGGATCCTGACCTTCCCGGCGGCCGGCTCGATCGGTGCCCTGATGTACTTCCTGGTCCGTCCTATGTTCAGCTGA
- the mshD gene encoding mycothiol synthase, with amino-acid sequence MSSSQAGIDQVSRVDRLGPAEITEVLALARTAGDADGADPMDEHVLLRLRDEHAAASHLVARSADGTLTGYAHLDTTDPDSGVGVELMVHPAYRRRGTGRALARGVLATAAGPLRAWAHGDHPSAAALAVDLGFHRARVLWQLRRPLAAPLPEPRLPDGVTLRAFRPGSDDEAWLTLNARAFADHPEQGRWTTEDLRVRLTEPWFDPAGFLLAVESATGRLLGFHWTKVHERPGSARIGEVYVLGVEPAAHGGGLGRALTMAGLAHLRDRRGLDRVMLYVDESNTGAVALYERLGFARWSAHVNYQLG; translated from the coding sequence ATGAGCAGCAGCCAGGCGGGCATCGACCAGGTCAGCCGCGTCGACCGGCTCGGCCCGGCGGAGATCACCGAAGTGCTGGCGCTCGCCCGAACGGCCGGCGACGCCGACGGGGCTGACCCGATGGACGAGCACGTGTTGCTCCGCCTGCGCGACGAACACGCTGCGGCGAGCCACCTGGTTGCCCGCTCCGCCGACGGCACGCTCACCGGGTACGCGCACCTGGACACGACCGACCCGGACAGCGGCGTCGGCGTGGAGCTGATGGTGCACCCGGCGTACCGTCGGCGCGGTACCGGGCGGGCGCTGGCCCGGGGAGTGCTGGCCACCGCCGCCGGGCCACTGCGGGCGTGGGCGCACGGCGACCACCCCTCGGCCGCCGCCCTCGCGGTCGACCTCGGCTTCCACCGCGCCCGGGTTCTCTGGCAGCTACGTCGGCCGCTCGCCGCTCCGCTGCCCGAACCGCGCCTGCCCGACGGGGTGACGCTGCGCGCGTTCCGCCCCGGCAGCGATGACGAAGCCTGGCTGACACTGAACGCGCGAGCCTTCGCCGACCATCCGGAGCAGGGCCGATGGACCACAGAGGACCTGCGGGTACGGCTCACCGAACCGTGGTTCGACCCGGCCGGCTTCCTGCTCGCCGTCGAGTCGGCGACCGGCCGGCTGCTCGGCTTCCACTGGACCAAGGTGCACGAGCGACCCGGCTCCGCCCGCATCGGTGAGGTGTACGTGCTCGGGGTGGAGCCCGCCGCGCACGGCGGCGGGCTCGGCCGGGCCCTGACCATGGCCGGCCTCGCCCACCTGCGCGACCGACGTGGGCTGGACCGGGTGATGCTCTACGTCGACGAGTCGAACACCGGCGCGGTGGCGCTCTACGAGCGGCTCGGCTTCGCCCGCTGGTCCGCCCACGTCAACTACCAGCTCGGCTGA
- a CDS encoding NUDIX domain-containing protein, with protein MTIDRGFPAPPALVQHVRRFRASGAVPAVPRVAATVLLLRPADDGFEVYLIRRVAAMAFGGMYAFPGGGVDPSDSTIHLDWAGPAPTDWGARLGLAPNAAQAVVCAAAREVFEEAGVLLAGPDATRVVGDVSDDGWEAARVDLEQRRTGFADLLAGRGLTLRSDLLLPWSRWVTPEFEPRRFDTYFFVALLPEGQRTRDVSGEADHTLWIRPVEAGRQAAAGDLTMLPPTLVTLGEMAACTDLTAVAAAAADRDAVTPVTPRLDLSDPDRPRFYLP; from the coding sequence ATGACTATCGACCGTGGCTTCCCGGCGCCGCCCGCGCTGGTGCAGCACGTCCGCCGGTTCCGGGCCTCCGGCGCGGTGCCGGCGGTGCCCCGGGTGGCCGCCACCGTGCTGCTGCTCCGCCCGGCCGACGACGGCTTCGAGGTCTACCTGATCCGCCGGGTCGCGGCGATGGCCTTCGGTGGCATGTACGCCTTCCCAGGTGGTGGAGTGGACCCCTCGGACTCCACGATCCACCTGGACTGGGCCGGTCCGGCACCGACGGACTGGGGGGCACGCCTGGGGCTGGCTCCGAACGCGGCGCAGGCGGTGGTCTGCGCGGCGGCCCGCGAGGTCTTCGAGGAGGCGGGGGTGCTGCTCGCCGGGCCGGACGCCACGCGGGTCGTCGGCGATGTCAGCGACGACGGCTGGGAAGCTGCCCGGGTCGACCTGGAGCAGCGGCGGACCGGGTTCGCCGACCTGCTCGCCGGGCGCGGGCTCACGCTCCGGTCGGACCTGCTGCTGCCGTGGAGCCGATGGGTGACCCCGGAATTCGAGCCGCGTCGGTTCGACACGTACTTCTTCGTGGCGCTGCTGCCCGAGGGACAGCGGACCCGCGACGTCTCCGGCGAGGCCGACCACACGCTGTGGATCCGGCCCGTCGAGGCGGGCCGACAGGCAGCGGCCGGGGACCTGACCATGCTCCCGCCGACCCTGGTCACCCTCGGCGAGATGGCCGCCTGCACCGACCTCACCGCGGTGGCAGCGGCGGCGGCGGACCGCGACGCGGTCACCCCGGTCACGCCCCGGCTGGATCTGTCCGACCCCGACCGACCCCGGTTCTACCTGCCCTGA
- a CDS encoding Gfo/Idh/MocA family oxidoreductase: protein MTRWGILATGHIAARFAEDLRLVPGAELVAVGSRTAETAERFAERHGVPRAYGSWTELTADADVDVIYVATPHAAHHEAALACLTAGRPVLVEKPFTLDLATSTELVDTARAAGVFLMEAMWMRCNPLIRRVCQLIADGAIGTLTGVRADFGVAGPFPPEHRMRARALGGGALLDLGVYPISLAHLLLGTPQHVRSWAKLGPEGTDENTGLILGYDSGAVATLSCGMVGATGLTASITGSNGRIELPEPFFRPDRFTLYRADAAPETITEELVGSGYQHEAIEVQRCLAEGLTESPLVPHSATLEIMGLLDDIRAQIGVSYI, encoded by the coding sequence ATGACTCGTTGGGGCATCCTGGCCACCGGCCACATCGCCGCCCGCTTCGCCGAGGACCTCCGGCTGGTGCCGGGGGCCGAACTCGTCGCGGTCGGTTCCCGCACCGCCGAGACCGCGGAACGCTTCGCGGAACGGCACGGCGTACCACGGGCGTACGGCTCCTGGACGGAACTGACTGCGGACGCCGACGTCGACGTGATCTACGTCGCCACCCCGCACGCCGCCCACCACGAGGCGGCCCTGGCCTGCCTCACCGCCGGCCGGCCGGTGCTGGTGGAGAAGCCGTTCACCCTCGACCTGGCCACCAGCACCGAACTCGTCGACACCGCCCGCGCCGCCGGCGTCTTCCTCATGGAGGCGATGTGGATGCGGTGCAACCCGCTCATCCGGCGGGTCTGCCAGCTGATCGCCGACGGCGCGATCGGCACGCTGACCGGGGTCCGGGCCGACTTCGGCGTCGCCGGCCCCTTCCCGCCCGAGCACCGGATGCGCGCCCGGGCGCTGGGCGGCGGCGCGCTGCTGGATCTCGGCGTCTACCCGATCAGCCTGGCCCACCTGCTGCTCGGCACGCCGCAGCACGTACGGTCCTGGGCGAAGCTGGGCCCGGAGGGCACGGACGAGAACACCGGCCTGATCCTCGGCTACGACTCCGGTGCCGTGGCCACGTTGAGCTGCGGCATGGTGGGCGCCACCGGGCTCACCGCCTCGATCACCGGCAGCAACGGGCGGATCGAGCTACCCGAGCCGTTCTTCCGACCCGACCGGTTCACCCTGTACCGCGCCGACGCGGCACCCGAGACGATCACCGAGGAGCTGGTCGGCTCGGGCTACCAGCACGAGGCCATCGAGGTGCAGCGGTGCCTGGCCGAGGGGCTGACCGAGAGCCCCTTGGTACCGCACTCGGCCACCCTGGAGATCATGGGCCTGCTGGACGACATCCGCGCCCAGATCGGCGTCTCCTACATCTGA
- a CDS encoding DUF402 domain-containing protein produces MPSDVIRVIYRKFDGSAHRDYPARRLAEDDLGIWLGVPAGTSSVYHGRPSVEQIPFVLLVPHHAWWTGMFNPPPRTSEVYCDIASPARWEGEDTVHLIDLDLDVVRRRETGLVELRDEDEFAEHRVRFGYPDDLVVEAEAAARWLFGALGDGTEPFATSYRKWLALVV; encoded by the coding sequence ATGCCGAGCGACGTGATCCGTGTGATCTACCGCAAGTTCGACGGCAGCGCCCACCGCGACTACCCGGCCCGCCGGTTGGCCGAGGACGACCTCGGCATCTGGCTCGGCGTGCCGGCCGGCACCAGCTCGGTCTACCACGGCCGGCCGTCGGTCGAGCAGATTCCCTTCGTGCTGCTGGTGCCTCACCACGCCTGGTGGACCGGCATGTTCAACCCGCCGCCCCGCACCAGCGAGGTCTACTGCGACATCGCCAGCCCGGCCCGCTGGGAGGGCGAGGACACCGTTCATCTGATCGACCTCGACCTGGACGTGGTCCGGCGTCGCGAGACCGGCCTGGTCGAGCTGCGCGACGAGGACGAGTTCGCCGAGCACCGGGTCCGCTTCGGGTATCCCGACGACCTGGTGGTGGAGGCCGAGGCGGCGGCGCGCTGGTTGTTCGGCGCGCTCGGCGACGGCACCGAGCCGTTCGCCACCTCGTACCGCAAGTGGCTGGCCCTGGTGGTCTGA
- a CDS encoding ATP-dependent DNA helicase, producing the protein MTPPRTATGTGTARDKARRRGDRPGGAELLSAAVGAVPGGTARPGQQRMTAAIEECISTGDHLLVQAGTGTGKSLAYLAPALTVDGPVVVSTATLALQSQLVEHDLPRLADAVEPLLRRRPTFAVLKGRHHYLCLARLENSTADEPEDTLFDAPAERPGGTRWLGEAGRLGKQVQRLRDWALETDTGDRDELDPGVDDQTWRLVSMPARECVGASRCPYGAECFAEASRARAREADIVVTNHSLLAVDMLAGRHIVPPHRLLVVDEAHELADRVSSAAQAELTPDLIDRYARRARPLLRPETAEALTASGDALAVGLAEAPAGRITSGLPGPLREACTLLDAATRTALDSIGDVKADDPDPVRKQQAKAVLDELSTTAQRLLEEAEHDVAWVERNDVTGRRALVVAPLSVAGTLATHLYDERTVVATSATLALGGRFDTVARALGLDSPPTGPPSPAAAALAEATRRPSGPDEGAGGTAPRRPDDAGGLTDSGLGWRSMDVGSPFDYPRQGILYVAAHLPRPGASGLPEAAGEELLALVTALGGRTLGLFSSRRAAQQAAELLRARTDLPVLLQGEETLPLLVRRFREERSSCLFGVMSLWQGVDVPGDACQLVVIDRLPFPRPDEPLAAARAAAVDAQGGSGFAAVSVPIAAVRLAQGVGRLIRASGDRGVVAVLDSRLETARGYSSFLRRSLPPFWYTTRPEVARGALARLAAS; encoded by the coding sequence GTGACCCCGCCCCGCACCGCCACCGGCACCGGCACCGCCCGCGACAAGGCACGTCGGCGGGGCGACCGGCCGGGCGGAGCCGAGCTGTTGTCCGCTGCGGTCGGTGCCGTGCCCGGCGGCACGGCCCGACCGGGCCAGCAGCGGATGACCGCGGCGATCGAGGAATGCATCAGTACCGGGGACCACCTGCTGGTGCAGGCCGGCACGGGCACCGGCAAGTCCCTGGCGTACCTCGCCCCGGCGTTGACGGTGGACGGACCCGTGGTGGTCTCCACCGCCACCCTGGCGTTGCAGTCTCAGCTGGTGGAGCACGACCTGCCCCGGCTGGCCGACGCCGTCGAACCGCTGCTCCGACGCCGCCCCACGTTCGCCGTGCTGAAGGGCCGCCACCACTACCTCTGCCTGGCCCGGCTGGAGAACTCCACAGCGGACGAACCGGAAGACACTCTCTTCGACGCCCCGGCCGAACGTCCCGGCGGCACCCGCTGGCTCGGTGAGGCCGGCCGGCTGGGCAAGCAGGTCCAGCGCCTGCGGGACTGGGCACTGGAGACCGACACCGGTGACCGCGACGAGTTGGACCCGGGCGTCGACGACCAGACATGGCGGCTGGTCTCCATGCCCGCCCGCGAGTGCGTCGGTGCCTCCCGCTGCCCGTACGGTGCGGAGTGCTTCGCCGAGGCGTCCCGGGCCCGGGCCCGGGAGGCGGACATCGTGGTGACCAACCACAGCCTCCTCGCGGTCGACATGCTCGCCGGCCGGCACATCGTCCCGCCCCACCGGCTGTTGGTCGTCGACGAGGCCCACGAACTGGCGGACCGGGTCTCCTCGGCGGCCCAGGCGGAGTTGACCCCGGACCTGATCGACAGGTATGCCCGGCGGGCCCGGCCACTGCTGCGCCCGGAGACGGCCGAAGCGTTGACCGCATCGGGTGACGCCCTCGCGGTCGGGTTGGCCGAGGCACCGGCGGGACGGATCACGAGCGGGCTGCCCGGCCCGCTGCGGGAGGCATGCACGCTGTTGGACGCCGCCACCCGTACCGCCCTGGACAGCATCGGCGACGTCAAGGCCGACGACCCCGACCCGGTACGCAAGCAACAGGCCAAGGCCGTCCTCGACGAGTTGTCCACCACCGCTCAGCGGCTGCTCGAAGAGGCCGAGCACGACGTGGCCTGGGTGGAGCGCAACGACGTGACCGGACGGCGGGCACTTGTGGTGGCGCCGCTCTCGGTCGCCGGCACCCTGGCCACCCACCTCTATGACGAGCGGACCGTGGTGGCCACCTCGGCCACGCTCGCGCTCGGAGGGCGGTTCGACACGGTCGCCCGGGCACTGGGCCTCGACTCGCCTCCGACCGGCCCCCCGTCGCCGGCCGCCGCTGCCCTCGCCGAGGCCACCCGGCGACCGTCCGGTCCCGACGAGGGGGCCGGTGGCACCGCACCGCGCAGGCCGGACGACGCGGGCGGGCTGACGGACTCCGGGCTCGGGTGGCGTTCAATGGACGTTGGCTCGCCGTTCGACTATCCCCGGCAGGGCATCCTCTACGTGGCCGCGCACCTGCCCCGCCCGGGGGCGTCCGGGCTGCCCGAGGCCGCCGGGGAGGAACTGCTCGCGCTGGTCACCGCGCTCGGTGGGCGTACGCTCGGGCTCTTCTCCTCACGCCGGGCCGCGCAGCAGGCGGCGGAGCTGCTGCGCGCCCGGACCGACCTGCCGGTGCTGCTTCAGGGTGAGGAGACGCTGCCGCTGCTGGTCCGACGTTTCCGCGAGGAGCGGTCGAGCTGCCTGTTCGGGGTGATGTCGTTGTGGCAGGGCGTCGACGTTCCGGGCGACGCGTGCCAACTCGTGGTGATCGACCGGCTTCCGTTTCCCCGCCCCGACGAGCCGCTCGCTGCGGCCCGGGCGGCGGCGGTCGACGCGCAGGGCGGCTCCGGCTTCGCCGCGGTGAGCGTCCCGATCGCGGCGGTTCGACTCGCACAGGGCGTGGGCCGGTTGATCCGGGCCAGCGGTGACCGGGGCGTGGTGGCGGTACTCGACTCCCGGCTGGAGACGGCCCGCGGCTACAGCTCGTTCCTCCGTCGCTCGTTGCCGCCGTTCTGGTACACGACCCGTCCGGAGGTGGCCCGAGGCGCGCTGGCCCGTCTCGCCGC